A window of the Halichoerus grypus chromosome 2, mHalGry1.hap1.1, whole genome shotgun sequence genome harbors these coding sequences:
- the UTS2R gene encoding urotensin-2 receptor — MALGPEPVSRFPELAATGSPVPEPSGAPNASVNSSWAGAAEPSSLEDLVATGAIGAALSAMGVVGVAGNVYTLVVMGRFLHASASMSIYVISLALADLLYLLSIPFIVATYVTKQWHFGEVGCRVLFSLDFLTMHASIFTLTVMSSERYAAVLRPLDTVRRSKGYRKILALGTWLLALLLALPMMLAIRLVRRGRKSLCLPVWGQRAHRTYLTLLFGTSIVGPGVVIGLLYVRLARAYWLSQRASFLRTRRLPNPRVLYLILGIVLLFWACFLPFWLWQLLAQYRGAQPLTPRATRIVNYLTTCLTYGNSCVNPFLYTLLTRNYREHRRRPLRPRGASRPARTDPFPPPRRVRFQRGSGRSLSSSGQQPTEGPAASQAASRAVCA, encoded by the coding sequence ATGGCGCTGGGCCCCGAGCCAGTGAGCAGGTTCCCCGAGCTGGCTGCGACGGGCAGCCCTGTGCCCGAGCCGTCTGGTGCCCCCAACGCATCCGTCAACAGCTCCTGGGCCGGCGCAGCGGAGCCCAGCTCCCTGGAGGACCTGGTGGCCACTGGTGCCATCGGGGCCGCCCTCTCGGCCATGGGCGTGGTGGGTGTGGCAGGCAACGTGTACACGCTGGTGGTCATGGGCCGCTTCCTGCACGCCTCGGCCTCCATGTCCATCTATGTCATCAGCCTGGCGCTGGCTGACCTGCTCTACCTGCTCAGCATCCCCTTCATCGTGGCCACCTATGTCACCAAGCAGTGGCACTTTGGCGAAGTGGGCTGCCGGGTCCTCTTCAGCCTGGACTTCCTGACCATGCACGCCAGCATCTTCACCCTGACCGTCATGAGCAGTGAGCGCTACGCCGCCGTGCTGAGGCCCCTGGACACAGTGCGGCGTTCCAAGGGCTACCGCAAGATCCTAGCTCTGGGCACGTGGCTGCTGGCCCTGCTGCTGGCCCTGCCCATGATGCTGGCCATCCGGCTGGTCCGCAGGGGCCGCAAGAGCCTCTGCCTGCCGGTCTGGGGCCAGCGTGCCCACCGCACCTACCTGACGCTGCTCTTCGGGACCAGCATCGTGGGGCCCGGCGTGGTCATCGGGCTGCTGTACGTGCGCCTGGCCCGGGCCTACTGGCTGTCCCAGCGGGCCTCCTTCCTACGGACGCGGCGGCTGCCCAACCCCAGGGTGCTCTACCTCATCCTGGGCATCGTGCTGCTCTTCTGGGCCTGCTTCCTGCCCTTCTGGCTGTGGCAGCTGCTCGCCCAGTACCGTGGGGCCCAGCCGCTCACGCCCCGCGCCACGCGCATCGTCAACTACCTGACCACCTGCCTCACCTACGGCAACAGCTGCGTCAACCCCTTCCTCTACACGCTGCTCACCAGGAACTACCGCGAGCACCGCCGCCGCCCGCTCCGCCCCCGGGGAGCCAGCCGGCCCGCGCGTACCGACCCCTTCCCGCCGCCGCGCCGGGTCCGCTTCCAGCGCGGCTCCGGCCGCTCGCTGTCCTCCAGCGGCCAGCAGCCCACCGAGGGCCCCGCAGCGTCCCAGGCGGCCTCGAGAGCGGTCTGCGCCTGA